Below is a window of Arabidopsis thaliana chromosome 2, partial sequence DNA.
ttcaTCAATCCCAAGGCACAACCTTAACCCTTCGTACGTGTGATCCCTGTCACATCCTTAACCGCCAAACTCGTCACGTGTGACACATTGtccttcttgtttcttctgaaATACACCCTATGCAGCTTATCAATACCCACGCATTCGAAATGCAGCTTGTCCCCAAGTGCAAAGGTTGGGAATTGCGCCAACAACTCCTTCACAATGACCCATGTATTCTCCTGGGACGACAACCCTTTCCATTGAATCAAACCTTCCAAGTACCCCTCCTCATTGTAGCGAGTATCCAAGATCTCCTCTGGTTCCATAGTGAACTCTCCTATTTCACCATAAATATCAGGAAGAGGGTTCACTTCTGCTGCTTGTCCCAACACGAACTTCAATAAGGACACATGAAAGACCGGATGGATTTTGGATCCCTCTTGAAGCTTAAGTCTGTAAGCCGCCTTGCCAATGCGTTCAAGCACTTCAAAGAGTCCATAGTACTTAGTAGCAAGTTTTTGGCAAACTCTTCGAGTGACTGAATGCTGCCTGTAAGGTCTGAGCTTCAGATAAACAAAGTCACCCACCTTGAACTCCACATCTCCGCGATGTTTGTTTGCATTGTTTTTCATCAGCTGTTGAGTAAGAGTCAGCTGATCTTTAATCCGTCCTAGCATCATGTCACTGTCCTTGAGCAGTCGCTCCAAATCAACATTTGTTGTTGAGTGTTCTTCATACTTCAACAAAGTTGGAGGAGGTCGACCATACACAACCTGAAAAGGAGTTGTCTTTAAAGATGTGTGAAAAGAGGTGTTGTACCATAATTCAGCCCAAGCCAGGAATTTCTACCATGTCTGTGGATGAGACGAAGCCAAGCATCTGAGGTAAGCTTCCAGACTGCGATTAGTAAGTTCTATTTGGCCGTCAGTTTCAAAATGGAACGATGTGCTATGTTTCAGTTTAGTACCCGCCTGCTTGAAGTACTCTCTCCAGAAATTGCTTAGAAAGATCATGTCCCTATCTTAGACGATGAAGTAGGGTAGCCATGCAAGCGGACTATTTCTTGTATGAAACTAGAGGCGACATCAGCAGCAGTAAACGGGTGACGCAACCCAATGAAGTTAGCATACTTGCTCAATCTGTCCACCACCACCAGAATGACATTAATGCCATTAGAAAAGGGTAACCCTTCGATAAAATCCATAGTGAGATCCTCCCAAACTTTCTCAGGGATAGGTAGTGGTTGCAGCAACCCCGCCGGAGACCGAGTAGATGTCTTATGAGTCTGACACACTTGGCATTCAACCAAAAAACGCTGCACGTCTTTCACCAACCCGGTCCAATGAAATGACTGTTGAATTCGTTTCATTGTCATAAAGACACCATAGTGTCCTCCAAGCTTCCCCTCATGACCTTCAGATAGGATTAGAGGTATGAACTGGGAATTGTTTGGAATGACTAACCTGTTCTTGTACCACAATCTGTTGTCTTTGACTGCAAAACCTTGTTTGTAGGACAAACCCGACATAATGATGTTGATGGTGCGTTGGAGTGCTGCATCCAACTCAATTTCCTTATAGATGTCTTGAAGTTGAATCACGCCAAGGACTTTCAAAGCAAACATGGCTGAGTGTACCGTAGCTGAAGAAGTAGGCATCATTCTGGATAAACCATCTGCAGCTTTGTTGTCGATGCCTGGCTTATAGATGATGTCAAAGGTATAGTTGAGGAGTTTACTGAGCCAATTTTGATATTCCAGTGACACTTCTCGTTGCTCCAGCAGAAATTTCAGACTCTTCTGATCAGTATGAACCACAAATCGTCTCCCCAAAAGATAATGACGCCATTTCTGAACTGCCATCACTATTGTCATGAGTTCCCTTTCATAGATTGGTTTAAGTTGTTCCCTTGCAGTGAGCCCATAGCTAAAGTATGCGATAGGTTGATGATCTTGCTTTAGCACTGCCCCCAGTCCAAAACCTGATGCATCATATTCCACAACAAAAGGTTTCTCAAAATTTGGTAATGCAAGCACCAGAGCAGAAACCATTGCAGTCTTAAGGGTATCAAAAGCCAACTGAGGCGCATGTGACCACTGGAACTGATCCTTGCGCAATAGTTCCGTTAATGGTTTGGCTAACACCCCATACCCTTTGACAAAATGACGATAGTATCCTGTCAGACCGAAAATCCAAACAATTCCTTGACTGATTTAGGAGTTGGCCAGTGAATCATTGCCTCTGTTTTAGACGGATCTGTGGCTACCCCGTGAGCCGAGATCACATGTCCCAAATAATCAATCTGAGACTGTCTAAGTAGGCACTTCTTGCGGTTGGCAAATAGCTGATGTTTGGCAAGCACTTCCATGACCAATGTGAGATGTTTAACATGGTTAGTGAGGTTGTTGCTGTAGattaatatatcatcaaagaaAACCAGCACGAATTTCCCGAGAAAAGGCCCAAAAAGCTCATTCATGAGTGATTGAAACGAAGCTGGTGCATTTGTGAGGCCAAAAGGCATCACGAGGAACTCAAAATGGCCGTCATGAGTACGAAAAGCTGTCTTCTCGATGTCATCTTCCCGCATCCTTATTTGATGGTAACCCAAACAAAGATCCAACTTGGAGAAGATTGTTGTGCCATGTAATTCATCCAAAAGTTCATCGATCATGGGAATGGGAAATTTGTCAAGAACGGTGACTCTGTTGAGGGCTCTATAGTCAACACAAAACCTCCACGAgccatctttctttttcaccaGCAAGACAAGACTGGAGAAAGGGCTCTTACTGGGGCGAATAATACCACATTGAAGCATGTCACGTACTAGAGTCTCCATAGCGTCTTTGTGAGCATGGGGGTACCTGTACGGTCTGATGCTAATGGAGCCTGCTTGTGGTAAGAGTTTGATTGCATGTTCCCTGCCTCTAACTGGTGGAAGTGTCGTTGGTGTTGTAAAGACCTCTGCATAAGATTCCAACACTGAGGACAGTTGTGCCAGAATGTGTGACTCTTGTGTCTCCCCACTTGGCTCGCAACGCTTGTGAACTGATATTGGAACAGGCGTTAATGATTTGAGAGACAACTTTGTCTGAGCTAAAGTTGGTTCACCCGACAATGTTATCTATCTGCCCTGGTGCCAGAAAAAACAGCTTCTCCTTATCCCAATTAGCATTACTGTCTCCCATTGTCTTGTGCCATGCGATGCCTAAAATGAGATCAACATTTCCCAACTCCAAAGTGATGAAATCATTGACAAATTCGTGACCCTGAACAGTGAAATGGACATCTTTGGAGACACCAGAACCCTGAACCATGATACTCGTACCCAGCTTAATGTTAAAGCCCTTGGCCCGCTGAGTGCCGgactttgttttctctgtcaCTTTTGGTGTGATGAAGTTGTGTGTAGCCCCACTATCTAACATCACCACCATGTCGTGTTTACCGATAGTGCCACGCATCATCATTGTGTGCTCAGATGGAAGACCAACAAAGTACGTGTAGGATAAAGACATATTTGTGAGTTgtggctcttcttcttcataccCATGAACCACAGCCAGCACTTGTAGGTCCTTATTAGCACAAACATGGCCTTTGAAATAGTGAGCATCACACTTAAAGCATAACCCTTTGCGACGTTTCTCATCAAGTTCTACATCCGTGAAATGTTTTCGCGGTCTTGATATAATAGGTGTTGCTCTCTCCTTGGTTCCCGATGGTTCTGTGATGAAAGGCCTAGATTTCCAAACCAGAGGCTGGTAGGGTACCAACGCTCTGCTCTCGGACTGGATTTTGGACCCTCCTTTGCCACTCTGCAGTTCTTTCAGTACCACTCGGTGAATCAGACTGGACTCCATATCTCTCGCTACCCCAATCATTTCTGGTAGATTCTGCAGGTTCCACATGTGTACTATCTCCTGCATTTTCAAGGAAAGACCATTTAAGAATATCTCTTCAAGTTTGATGTCGTCAAGGCCTGAGACCTGAGACGAGAGATCCTCAAACTGGTGGATGTACTCCACCACGAAGCCTGTCTGTTTGATGCATAACAGACTTTGACTTGGACCACGACTCTTAAGGTTACCAAAACGCAGTAACAACCGAACCTTGAACTGCGGCCAGCTTGTAAACCCTTGACGGTTCACCGCCCAGTTATACCAACTTAAAGCATCCCCTGTTAAGCTGACGGAGACCAGCTCGAGAAACCCCCCATCCGGAAAAAATGCTCGACGCGGGCAATCTAGCTGTAAGTGTCTACACCGTCAAACAGTGGCATATCCACGTTCTTAAGAAGCTTGTCGCGGTTGTTAAAACCCAGATCTCGTCGTATTGGCTCTGCGAACGTTGCTGATGGGTGGAAACGCGAGTCCTGAGACTTGGGGGGACGCACTAGATCCGCCATGTTCCTTGCCACTGTCGCGGCTTGGAAAAGAGTGGATGAGCATGTCGAGTTGACGGTGAAACTCTTGCATCCGGGCGTCAGATGTGTTGAAACGAGACATCAAAGCTTCGATATTTGTTGTCGCAACATCCAACTTTTTGTCTGGTAAACGTTTTCCCTCACCAACGTCTTTGATTTGTAGCGCCATTGTTCCTATCTTCTCATAAATATCACCAAACATGTCTGATTGTTCCTCCGATGACGAAACCTTTCGAATCGGAGGTAAAATCGCCTTGTCTGCCATAGCTTTGTTTGTcgatagagagagaaacaaggtTTTAGGTGTAGAGCCCCCAAAATTGCGGCTTAACCTAATTTCTTGATGAGTGGCTATTTCTCCCTCTACGTGTCACCCAGTCACGACGCACCAATTGATAGACTTTAGTGATATTAAACTTATTTGGAAACCAATAATCAAGCCTATCTTAATAAGTTTCCTCAGATTAATGAAACTCTCAATGTTTAAATATTACAAAGATTggaatcaaaacaaatgaaagatgAGATTAGATTCTCATCATCTTTTCAAATCTAATCTCTCCATATGATAATCTCATGTCGACTAATCCGCCACTTGATTCAACATGCCACTCTCCACAGcatctcttctttatttatacTCATCAATCCCAAGGCACAACCTTAACCCTTCGTACGTGTGATCCCTGTCACATCCTCAACCGCCAAACTCGTCACGTGTGACACATTTtccttcttgtttcttctgaaGTACACCATGTGCAGCTTATCACCAACATCTTTATGAAGCTCCTTGAATATGTTCAACAGACTAGAAGGACTTTTCTCCTTCAGGCACATAGAAGGATAAACCCATAGCTTGACCAGGTCCATGATAAGGATCCTAAATCAAACAGAGTAATAACTtgttaaaatcaaaaacagaaactccGAAAAATCAATGTTCATTTCAAATGATGTACATGTCCAGTCCAATAATAACAGTCTTAACTTGGTCAAAATGAGTTGTATTAAGAGCATTGAAAATCAAGTACTGCAATGGAAATCGGAGTGCTTTTACTGTCAGCGATGATCTCACGTTCAAGGAAATCAGAAAGGGTTTTGGCGTAGGGTTTATGAAATTCACCAGGAAGAGCTTTAAGCCATGATTCTTCTACTAAGAGCTCACTCAATGGTACGTAGCAGTTTCCTTGAGTTGTAATTTCCAACccaaaatcaattcaaaatcGCAAAACCCTTAATGGGGGAAACAATATGACAAGCAATTAActaaaagaaggaagaaaaaacaaaccttttgcTTTTGTGACCTTCACGGAGCAAACGGCGAGGTTACTCTTGGACTTGGCGACAAACTTGTGGAACTCGGCGCGAGCGACCTGTTCAGGTGTAAGGCCAGACGAATCATCGGCGACCGCAGTGGTAACGGTTACACGAGGCGGCGAGTTTGCTACAGAACCCAAATCACGGGATCGTCCGGCGACGGAGACGGCGGggaaagaggaggaagaagaaggggaAGCTTTGAGACGTTTGGCAGGTTGAAAAAAATccattagggttttaggtgTCGACAAAGCCATCTCCGTTTCAGAAGTGAATCAGTCTCTATGAGATCCCAGTTTTttattctcatttttttttgtgtttcccAAAAAAGTTTCAGAGAAGAGTTAAATGGCGGGAATAACGGTGGTATAGGCCGGTTAAGGAAGCTCTTCAGGCCGATTTAAACTGGTTAAAGGACAATTTGCACACCTCATAATTGGTTTTTATTaccattttctatatatatatataaaattattaatttaattaccaaatttatatacataatatctctaaactaaccatatttgttatttacctGAACTAATTTCCTAAACATCTTTACCTAAATCAAgcataaatatatgatttttttttaaaaaaatatttgatcttatatttaatttatttagaatttatataaaatataaataattaataaaatattatatttttttgatgtaattcaaatttttttaaatagacatatattattcaatcgATATGAAATAATATGTGTACAATGTCCCATATcgcttaaaaaaattagacattGGTTCAAAGCCATACTataaaaagaaccaaaatgaTTCGAGTAACAAATAAGCAGGAAGCttgattctttattttaaagaatagaAACTTtacaaagtttcaaaaattataaatattttttaactttttatcaaaagttaaatattataattttacaaactttataaagtttagctttagttgtttttaaaatatttataattttaaagattatgaagttttgaaaattataaattgaattttacaagaaatttaaacattataaatatatataaaatctattaatACGTGACGATATACTACGGTAGAAATTCTagataaaacaatcaaaaattTAACCTGTcgtataaagtttaaatattataatgtttaaactTATTATAAAGAATCGAgatgtgtttttaaaaaattaaagttttaagtttatttgttttgttaatattgttaattttgttggGAGATGTGCAAAACTACCCTTCTCTTACTACTCTTTTGTaacaatacccttttatgttgtacatttttaaaaataccccttcccttgaacagaatgaccaaattaccctcttctaataggaacatgtaattgaaaactgaaattttcccgccaaatttttttttttttgccaaaaaaaaaatttccgccaaacttttttctcgccaaaaaacaaatttccctccaaaattgtttttcgtaacaaattttttctcagccaaaaaaaaacttttaaaaatctttgtaaattttttttggcggaagtagatttacaagggattttcaaagggttttaaaatattcacaagagattttaaaagtgttataaaagatttacaaggtattttaaaagggttttaaaagatttacaagggattttaaaagatttacaagggattttagatggttttaaaa
It encodes the following:
- a CDS encoding uracil-DNA glycosylase (LOCATED IN: chloroplast; EXPRESSED IN: cultured cell; BEST Arabidopsis thaliana protein match is: uracil dna glycosylase (TAIR:AT3G18630.1); Has 14 Blast hits to 14 proteins in 5 species: Archae - 0; Bacteria - 0; Metazoa - 0; Fungi - 0; Plants - 14; Viruses - 0; Other Eukaryotes - 0 (source: NCBI BLink).), which gives rise to MALSTPKTLMDFFQPAKRLKASPSSSSSFPAVSVAGRSRDLGSVANSPPRVTVTTAVADDSSGLTPEQVARAEFHKFVAKSKSNLAVCSVKVTKAKGLILIMDLVKLWVYPSMCLKEKSPSSLLNIFKELHKDVGDKLHMVYFRRNKKENVSHVTSLAVEDVTGITRTKG